The proteins below are encoded in one region of Coffea arabica cultivar ET-39 chromosome 4c, Coffea Arabica ET-39 HiFi, whole genome shotgun sequence:
- the LOC113741879 gene encoding small ribosomal subunit protein uS14z/uS14y/uS14x-like, translating into MGHSNIWNAHPKNYGPGSRACRVCGNSHGIIRKYGLMCCRQCFRSNAKEIGFIKYR; encoded by the exons ATGGGACACTCCAACATCTGGAACGCTCACCCCAAGAACTATGGGCCTGGCTCACGcgcttg CCGCGTTTGCGGGAACTCCCATGGGATAATCAGGAAGTACGGGCTCATGTGTTGCAGACAATGCTTCCGCAGTAACGCTAAGGAAATTGGCTTCATCAAG
- the LOC113741512 gene encoding exocyst complex component EXO70A1-like: MGSSQSLQSAVEVVSNWHPQPRERLIFDCGRAEVSQYLQAVVKIQQSASDNDELKDIISMAVTRLKHEFRTVLTRQTDSAMGSNSTTELSSLTDSTGYQFRYEDFVVHETPSAEVIRYLRSIAETMDSCGHLDVCIEVYKSVRRPFVNAVFKRLRLDELKAGDVKRFLWEELRMKIERWIEAARVCTKILFTREKQFAAQIFSGLGRTATHEECFLYTAKDAAVCLFSFAESVSLSHQSPERLEAVLMLYEVMFSLAQDVGALFPSESAKAIPNGTAATLSRLEDEVRRMLSAFENAVLHDLTTISDDGGRVHPLTKHVMGYVNLMVVHRKNLVRLIVSRPSMTIRGQNVPGSELQDPTSLSPLALHLVLIIAVLQSNLENKSEYFKDPSLRYLFMMNNVRYIVQKIEGSGELQELISADYLKKLDGYVKGAMTSYQEITCGRLLNCLRDEGLYVCRCFTSQVSIRALRKRIKTVNIVFEEIRSLQSSREVQDLGLREELRRSMLEKLMPAYEGFLMRFSSHLESGKQRKMCLQYVHRIHVKYSLKDLEELIMTKLFARHQLPPSSDCPVENSHLGGG; encoded by the coding sequence ATGGGATCGTCACAATCACTTCAATCAGCCGTTGAAGTAGTCTCAAACTGGCATCCGCAGCCAAGAGAAAGATTAATATTCGATTGTGGTCGTGCTGAAGTCAGTCAATACCTGCAGGCGGTAGTCAAGATTCAGCAATCAGCAAGCGATAATGATGAGCTCAAAGACATCATTTCCATGGCTGTAACTCGGCTCAAGCATGAGTTTAGGACCGTATTGACTAGGCAAACAGATTCAGCTATGGGTTCGAATTCCACGACTGAGTTGAGCTCTTTAACTGACAGCACTGGCTATCAGTTTCGATATGAGGATTTTGTAGTGCACGAAACACCAAGTGCAGAGGTGATCCGTTATCTGCGAAGCATAGCGGAGACAATGGATTCTTGCGGGCATCTTGATGTCTGCATTGAGGTGTACAAGTCAGTGAGGAGGCCTTTCGTGAACGCTGTATTCAAGAGGCTTCGGCTTGATGAATTGAAGGCTGGGGACGTTAAGAGGTTTTTGTGGGAAGAGTTGAGGATGAAAATTGAGCGCTGGATAGAGGCTGCTAGGGTGTGTACCAAGATTCTCTTCACCAGGGAAAAGCAATTTGCCGCTCAAATATTTTCCGGGCTTGGAAGAACTGCCACTCACGAGGAATGTTTCCTATACACAGCCAAAGATGCTGCAGTTTGTTTATTCAGTTTTGCCGAATCTGTGAGCTTGAGTCACCAATCTCCAGAGAGGCTGGAGGCAGTCCTGATGCTTTACGAGGTAATGTTCTCTCTTGCGCAGGATGTTGGTGCCCTTTTCCCGTCAGAATCAGCAAAAGCTATACCAAATGGCACGGCTGCGACCCTGTCTAGACTTGAGGACGAGGTCAGAAGGATGCTCTCGGCTTTTGAGAATGCTGTGCTCCATGACCTTACGACCATCTCAGATGATGGAGGCAGAGTCCATCCGCTGACAAAACACGTGATGGGGTATGTTAATCTGATGGTAGTTCATAGGAAGAATCTAGTGAGGTTGATTGTGTCAAGGCCCTCGATGACTATTAGGGGTCAAAATGTTCCAGGCTCGGAGCTTCAGGACCCCACGAGTCTAAGTCCTTTAGCTTTGCATTTGGTTTTGATCATAGCAGTTTTACAATCAAATTTGGAGAATAAATCCGAGTACTTCAAGGATCCTTCTTTGAGGTATCTGTTCATGATGAACAATGTGAGGTATATTGTACAAAAAATTGAGGGTTCGGGGGAACTGCAAGAGTTGATTAGTGCTGATTATCTGAAGAAGTTAGACGGGTATGTCAAAGGGGCAATGACTAGCTATCAGGAAATAACCTGTGGAAGGTTATTGAATTGCTTGAGAGACGAGGGACTCTATGTTTGTCGGTGTTTTACTTCTCAAGTGTCAATTCGTGCTTTGAGGAAAAGGATCAAGACCGTAAACATTGTTTTTGAAGAGATTCGGTCGCTACAATCATCACGGGAAGTACAAGATCTCGGGCTTCGGGAGGAGCTCCGCCGTTCCATGTTGGAGAAATTGATGCCAGCTTATGAGGGCTTTCTCATGAGGTTTAGCAGCCATTTAGAGAGtggaaaacagagaaaaatgTGCCTCCAGTACGTCCACAGGATACATGTTAAGTATTCCCTCAAGGACCTTGAGGAGTTGATCATGACGAAATTGTTTGCGCGTCATCAGCTACCTCCATCATCAGACTGCCCAGTTGAGAACTCTCATCTAGGAGGTGGTTAA
- the LOC113742875 gene encoding uncharacterized protein isoform X2, which produces MATATMATAAGAAALLYYTLNRKMVSSTTKRDDDEDSGGVDTQTHSGIDRVSNRLIQAPATWLETISTLSETLRFTYSETLGKWPIGDLAFGISFLLKRQGNLHVGRVFGGNDSHQLKGLEITLELRHLLNLLTLCWHFSKKPFPLFLEETGFSQENVLLQEPKAGILKPAFTVLVDQNSKTFLLLIRGTHSIKDTLTAATGAVVPFHHSVVCEGGVINLVLGYAHCGMVAAARWIAKLATPCLLKALNNYPEYKLKIVGHSLGGGTAALLTYVLREQKELSTATCVAFAPAACMTWELAESGSEFITSVINGADLVPTFSAASVDDLRAEVTASAWLNDLRNQIEQTRILSTVYRSASALGSRLPSMASAKAKVAGAGAILRPVSTGTQVVMKRAQSMAQAALSRPGMRLSSWSCMGPRRRSANKQGSTNDGAESLESSAIHGETSEPFLATSEVTSSSIDSSEIPVSSSGGVVWSSGSCSSEIRCGVDADLDEGEDVLDHDRHQDRMTEVELWQQIEKELYDQIECEESDVVKEIREEEAAAIAEVSDSDSESSLPNTKEVHRFFPPGRIMHIVTLLTDEVDCGIDSITSSSLDHCQPAEPKVGIFLTPRSLYSKLRLSQTMIADHFMPVYRRQMEKLIRELDEESSDSHRFDQEI; this is translated from the exons ATGGCAACTGCAACTATGGCGACTGCAGCTGGTGCTGCTGCTCTCTTGTATTATACATTGAATAGAAAAATGGTGTCCAGTACCACTAAGagagatgatgatgaagatagTGGTGGTGTGGACACACAAACTCATTCAGGGATTGATCGAGTTTCAAATAGGCTCATACAAGCTCCTGCAACATGGTTAGAGACAATTTCAACGTTATCTGAGACACTAAGGTTTACATATTCTGAGACTCTGGGAAAGTGGCCCATTGGTGATTTGGCTTTTGGAATCAGCTTTCTGTTAAAGAGGCAG GGAAATTTACACGTTGGACGCGTATTTGGAGGGAATGATAGCCATCAACTCAAAGGACTTGAAATTACATTGGAGCTTAGACATCTCTTGAACTTGTTGACGCTTTGTtggcatttttccaaaaaaccATTTCCACTGTTTTTGGAGGAGACGGGCTTTTCCCAAGAAAATGTTCTTCTCCAAGAACCTAAGGCCGGA ATACTGAAACCGGCTTTTACAGTTCTGGttgatcaaaattcaaaaacattCCTCTTATTGATTCGTGGAACACACAGTATCAAGGATACTCTGACAGCTGCTACTGGAGCAGTAGTACCTTTCCATCACTCTGTTGTGTGTGAGGGAGGAGTCATCAATTTGGTTTTGGGTTATGCACATTGTGGGATGGTTGCAGCAGCTCGCTGGATTGCTAAACTTGCAACTCCTTGTCTCCTTAAAGCCCTCAACAATTATCCTGAGTATAAACTTAAG ATTGTAGGACATTCTTTGGGTGGTGGTACTGCAGCTCTTTTAACTTATGTATTGCGTGAGCAGAAGGAACTATCAACAGCTACGTGTGTAGCATTTGCTCCAG CTGCTTGTATGACATGGGAATTGGCTGAATCTGGCTCTGAATTCATTACTTCTGTAATAAATGGAGCTGATCTGGTGCCAACATTCTCTGCTGCTTCAGTGGATGACCTTCGTGCTGAG GTGACAGCATCAGCCTGGTTGAATGATCTTAGGAATCAGATTGAACAAACTAGAATCCTTAGTACTGTTTATCGATCTGCTTCAGCCTTGGGTTCTCGGCTTCCATCCATGGCAAGTGCTAAAGCAAAAGTTGCTGGTGCTGGTGCAATACTGCGCCCAGTATCTACTGGTACACAg GTTGTTATGAAGAGAGCCCAAAGCATGGCTCAGGCAGCATTATCAAGACCTGGCATGCGATTATCCTCATGGTCATGCATGGGTCCTCGACGTCGTTCAGCAAATAAACAAGGGAGCACTAATGATGGGGCAGAGTCTTTGGAATCTTCTGCAATTCATGGAGAAACATCTGAACCATTCCTTGCTACCTCTGAGGTGACCTCAAGTAGCATTGACAGCTCTGAAATCCCTGTATCTTCATCAGGAGGGGTGGTGTGGAGTTCAGGAAGTTGCTCAAGTGAGATCAGATGCGGTGTTGATGCTGACCTTGATGAGGGCGAGGATGTCTTGGACCATGATAGACATCAAGATCGTATGACGGAAGTTGAGTTGTGGCAACAAATTGAGAAAGAGCTTTATGATCAGATTGAATGTGAGGAATCTGATGTGGTGAAGGAGATTAGGGAAGAAGAAGCAGCAGCTATTGCAGAGGTAAGTGATAGTGACTCTGAAAGCTCACTGCCTAATACAAAGGAAGTGCACAGGTTTTTCCCCCCAggaagaataatgcacattgtGACACTTCTTACTGATGAGGTGGACTGTGGAATTGACAGCATTACTTCTAGTAGCTTGGACCATTGTCAACCAGCTGAGCCAAAAGTTGGAATTTTTCTGACTCCTAGGTCATTGTATAGTAAACTAAGGCTGTCCCAGACCATGATTGCTGATCACTTCATGCCAGTTTATAGAAGACAAATGGAAAAGCTCATAAGAGAACTTGACGAAGAGAGCTCCGATAGCCATCGTTTTGATCAGGaaatttaa
- the LOC113742875 gene encoding uncharacterized protein isoform X1, whose translation MSLKVWTFRVLLFHILLMYRFKDRKVMATATMATAAGAAALLYYTLNRKMVSSTTKRDDDEDSGGVDTQTHSGIDRVSNRLIQAPATWLETISTLSETLRFTYSETLGKWPIGDLAFGISFLLKRQGNLHVGRVFGGNDSHQLKGLEITLELRHLLNLLTLCWHFSKKPFPLFLEETGFSQENVLLQEPKAGILKPAFTVLVDQNSKTFLLLIRGTHSIKDTLTAATGAVVPFHHSVVCEGGVINLVLGYAHCGMVAAARWIAKLATPCLLKALNNYPEYKLKIVGHSLGGGTAALLTYVLREQKELSTATCVAFAPAACMTWELAESGSEFITSVINGADLVPTFSAASVDDLRAEVTASAWLNDLRNQIEQTRILSTVYRSASALGSRLPSMASAKAKVAGAGAILRPVSTGTQVVMKRAQSMAQAALSRPGMRLSSWSCMGPRRRSANKQGSTNDGAESLESSAIHGETSEPFLATSEVTSSSIDSSEIPVSSSGGVVWSSGSCSSEIRCGVDADLDEGEDVLDHDRHQDRMTEVELWQQIEKELYDQIECEESDVVKEIREEEAAAIAEVSDSDSESSLPNTKEVHRFFPPGRIMHIVTLLTDEVDCGIDSITSSSLDHCQPAEPKVGIFLTPRSLYSKLRLSQTMIADHFMPVYRRQMEKLIRELDEESSDSHRFDQEI comes from the exons ATGTCCCTCAAAGTTTGGACCTTTAGGGTTTTGCTTTTTCATATTTTACTCATGTACAG ATTTAAGGATCGAAAAGTTATGGCAACTGCAACTATGGCGACTGCAGCTGGTGCTGCTGCTCTCTTGTATTATACATTGAATAGAAAAATGGTGTCCAGTACCACTAAGagagatgatgatgaagatagTGGTGGTGTGGACACACAAACTCATTCAGGGATTGATCGAGTTTCAAATAGGCTCATACAAGCTCCTGCAACATGGTTAGAGACAATTTCAACGTTATCTGAGACACTAAGGTTTACATATTCTGAGACTCTGGGAAAGTGGCCCATTGGTGATTTGGCTTTTGGAATCAGCTTTCTGTTAAAGAGGCAG GGAAATTTACACGTTGGACGCGTATTTGGAGGGAATGATAGCCATCAACTCAAAGGACTTGAAATTACATTGGAGCTTAGACATCTCTTGAACTTGTTGACGCTTTGTtggcatttttccaaaaaaccATTTCCACTGTTTTTGGAGGAGACGGGCTTTTCCCAAGAAAATGTTCTTCTCCAAGAACCTAAGGCCGGA ATACTGAAACCGGCTTTTACAGTTCTGGttgatcaaaattcaaaaacattCCTCTTATTGATTCGTGGAACACACAGTATCAAGGATACTCTGACAGCTGCTACTGGAGCAGTAGTACCTTTCCATCACTCTGTTGTGTGTGAGGGAGGAGTCATCAATTTGGTTTTGGGTTATGCACATTGTGGGATGGTTGCAGCAGCTCGCTGGATTGCTAAACTTGCAACTCCTTGTCTCCTTAAAGCCCTCAACAATTATCCTGAGTATAAACTTAAG ATTGTAGGACATTCTTTGGGTGGTGGTACTGCAGCTCTTTTAACTTATGTATTGCGTGAGCAGAAGGAACTATCAACAGCTACGTGTGTAGCATTTGCTCCAG CTGCTTGTATGACATGGGAATTGGCTGAATCTGGCTCTGAATTCATTACTTCTGTAATAAATGGAGCTGATCTGGTGCCAACATTCTCTGCTGCTTCAGTGGATGACCTTCGTGCTGAG GTGACAGCATCAGCCTGGTTGAATGATCTTAGGAATCAGATTGAACAAACTAGAATCCTTAGTACTGTTTATCGATCTGCTTCAGCCTTGGGTTCTCGGCTTCCATCCATGGCAAGTGCTAAAGCAAAAGTTGCTGGTGCTGGTGCAATACTGCGCCCAGTATCTACTGGTACACAg GTTGTTATGAAGAGAGCCCAAAGCATGGCTCAGGCAGCATTATCAAGACCTGGCATGCGATTATCCTCATGGTCATGCATGGGTCCTCGACGTCGTTCAGCAAATAAACAAGGGAGCACTAATGATGGGGCAGAGTCTTTGGAATCTTCTGCAATTCATGGAGAAACATCTGAACCATTCCTTGCTACCTCTGAGGTGACCTCAAGTAGCATTGACAGCTCTGAAATCCCTGTATCTTCATCAGGAGGGGTGGTGTGGAGTTCAGGAAGTTGCTCAAGTGAGATCAGATGCGGTGTTGATGCTGACCTTGATGAGGGCGAGGATGTCTTGGACCATGATAGACATCAAGATCGTATGACGGAAGTTGAGTTGTGGCAACAAATTGAGAAAGAGCTTTATGATCAGATTGAATGTGAGGAATCTGATGTGGTGAAGGAGATTAGGGAAGAAGAAGCAGCAGCTATTGCAGAGGTAAGTGATAGTGACTCTGAAAGCTCACTGCCTAATACAAAGGAAGTGCACAGGTTTTTCCCCCCAggaagaataatgcacattgtGACACTTCTTACTGATGAGGTGGACTGTGGAATTGACAGCATTACTTCTAGTAGCTTGGACCATTGTCAACCAGCTGAGCCAAAAGTTGGAATTTTTCTGACTCCTAGGTCATTGTATAGTAAACTAAGGCTGTCCCAGACCATGATTGCTGATCACTTCATGCCAGTTTATAGAAGACAAATGGAAAAGCTCATAAGAGAACTTGACGAAGAGAGCTCCGATAGCCATCGTTTTGATCAGGaaatttaa